In Panthera tigris isolate Pti1 chromosome C1, P.tigris_Pti1_mat1.1, whole genome shotgun sequence, the following proteins share a genomic window:
- the RIIAD1 gene encoding RIIa domain-containing protein 1 produces MATLQGGLLGPDPGALSPAQQEQLSQFKIQTRIANEKYLRTHKEVELLISGFFREMFLKRPDDIQEFAAEYFTDPRLPNKIHMQLIKEKKAA; encoded by the exons ATGGCGACGCTGCAGGGCGGGCTTCTGGGGCCGGACCCCGGGGCGCTGAGCCCCGCGCAGCAGGAGCAGCTAAGCCAATTCAAA ATTCAGACTCGGATTGCTAACGAAAAATACCTAAGGACGCACAAAGAAGTGGAGTTGCTCATAAGTGGTTTCTTCAG agaaatgtttttgaaaagacCGGACGACATCCAAGAATTTGCTGCAG AGTATTTCACGGATCCAAGACTTCCCAACAAGATTCACATGCAGCTAATTAAGGAGAAGAAAGCAGCTTAA